In Halorubrum sp. PV6, a single window of DNA contains:
- a CDS encoding NAD-dependent epimerase/dehydratase family protein codes for MRVVVVGCGYVGLELARQLAERGHTVTGVRRSDAGLAAIRSVGATVAEAGGEGQVDAVRADATDRASLDALPDADAIVFAASSGGRGAEAARDVYVEGLENVVDAYGSRAEPPNRLVYTSSTGVYGDHGGAWVDEATPIEPTTEKTRVLAEAERVALGATAAVGIDGTVARFAGLYGPDRYRLERYLDGPVTAGYLNMVHRDDAAGAVRHLLEADRARGEAVLVVDSEPVDKHAFADWLADACGVERPEKRSKEARIADGDLSEAAERRIRTSKRCSNEGIVAHGYEFAYPTFRQGYRDAVRAFRATGR; via the coding sequence ATGAGAGTTGTCGTCGTCGGCTGCGGCTACGTCGGCCTCGAACTCGCCCGACAGCTCGCAGAGCGCGGCCACACAGTGACGGGGGTCAGACGGTCCGACGCCGGGTTAGCCGCGATCAGATCGGTCGGTGCAACGGTCGCCGAAGCGGGAGGCGAGGGCCAAGTCGACGCCGTCCGCGCGGACGCGACCGACCGGGCGTCGCTCGACGCGCTCCCGGACGCGGACGCGATCGTGTTCGCGGCCAGTTCCGGCGGCCGCGGCGCCGAGGCCGCCCGCGACGTGTACGTCGAGGGGCTCGAGAACGTGGTCGATGCGTACGGCTCGCGGGCCGAACCGCCGAACCGGCTCGTCTACACCTCGTCGACTGGCGTCTACGGCGATCACGGCGGCGCGTGGGTGGACGAGGCGACCCCGATCGAACCGACGACCGAGAAGACCCGCGTGCTCGCGGAAGCGGAGCGAGTGGCGCTCGGGGCGACCGCAGCGGTCGGGATCGACGGGACCGTCGCCCGGTTCGCCGGACTGTACGGCCCGGACCGGTATCGGCTCGAGCGCTACCTCGACGGCCCCGTGACGGCCGGGTACCTCAACATGGTCCACCGCGACGACGCCGCCGGAGCGGTTCGACACCTCCTCGAAGCCGACCGCGCACGCGGCGAGGCCGTCTTGGTCGTCGACAGCGAGCCGGTCGACAAACACGCGTTCGCCGACTGGCTGGCCGACGCGTGCGGGGTGGAACGCCCCGAAAAGCGGTCGAAGGAAGCGCGGATCGCTGACGGCGACCTCTCCGAGGCGGCCGAGCGTCGGATCCGCACCAGCAAGCGCTGCTCGAACGAGGGGATCGTCGCACACGGCTACGAGTTCGCGTACCCAACCTTCCGGCAGGGGTATCGCGACGCGGTACGGGCGTTCCGGGCGACGGGTCGGTGA
- a CDS encoding DUF5791 family protein — translation MFHEIVIEAAEDADDVNPEALLASFERLVSGAIAEAGPDQIVEEAGVESAAVGAAAAGDVAALRLEDAAAIATVPTDRDADAVVAELRDHLLMGMATAVLDVDTIAAAIDADLTGQEVQQTLEGRAAMTLGQLAAIAAVIEQRKP, via the coding sequence ATGTTTCACGAAATCGTCATCGAGGCCGCAGAAGACGCGGACGACGTGAACCCCGAGGCGCTGTTGGCGTCGTTCGAGCGACTGGTGAGCGGGGCGATAGCGGAGGCCGGACCCGATCAGATCGTCGAAGAGGCCGGCGTCGAGAGCGCGGCGGTCGGAGCCGCGGCCGCCGGCGACGTGGCAGCGCTCCGACTCGAAGACGCGGCCGCGATCGCGACCGTACCGACCGATCGCGACGCCGACGCGGTCGTCGCCGAACTCCGCGACCACCTGCTGATGGGAATGGCGACGGCGGTGCTGGACGTGGACACGATCGCCGCCGCGATCGACGCGGACCTCACGGGACAGGAGGTCCAACAGACCCTCGAAGGACGCGCCGCGATGACGCTGGGTCAGTTGGCAGCGATCGCGGCGGTCATCGAGCAGCGGAAACCATGA
- a CDS encoding type II secretion system protein gives MTGTPAERGERERRTDAGGETGSAELRRAIGFLGWDVTSAQVIDGGYRVGVGVGLFCAVVVAFVFGPVSGGVSGLAGGLGATHAVHRAPIWVAALRRTRALGATPGLVGRLVLRMRLDPSTERAVQFAARTGEGPLAEDLARRERANADTPTSGLRAFAREWQPWFPAIDRAAALVRTAASAPPERRGRCLDRALDATIAGTTDRLAEFVGEVRGPVSALYAFGVLLPLALIALLPAAAATGVPIGPGVVATLYLGVLPAGLLAASAWLLSRRPVAFAPPRIDDGHPDVPERSGHAAVVGVATGVLAAVVAAKFVVGWAAPVAGVGVGTGAALFVGVRHRRSVLSNVRVVERTLPDAMTVIGGDVAEGVAVETAIANAGERLDGPTGELFQSAGTRSDTLRVGVREAFLGRGGPAVPVPSPRVRGAVALLSVAAREGRPAGDVLLELADQLESLRELETDARRQLATVTGTLTNTAAVFAPLVGGATVALATGIDAVDAGGLSAGATAGVDALGGGTPPAVGSEPSRAGTSAGGRSLAVPVLGRIVGAYVLILAALLTALATGLERGFDRTLVAYRVGIALPTAATTYLIAFLGAGMLL, from the coding sequence ATGACGGGAACGCCTGCCGAGAGAGGTGAGCGTGAGCGACGAACAGACGCCGGCGGCGAAACGGGCTCGGCGGAGCTCCGTCGAGCGATCGGCTTCCTCGGATGGGACGTGACGAGCGCGCAGGTGATAGACGGTGGGTATCGGGTCGGAGTGGGCGTGGGGCTCTTCTGCGCCGTCGTCGTCGCCTTCGTCTTCGGACCCGTTTCCGGAGGGGTGTCCGGGCTCGCAGGCGGCCTCGGGGCGACGCACGCCGTTCACCGAGCGCCGATATGGGTGGCCGCGCTCAGACGGACCAGAGCGCTCGGGGCCACGCCCGGTCTCGTCGGCCGACTCGTGTTGCGGATGCGGTTGGATCCCTCGACAGAGCGCGCTGTGCAGTTCGCCGCGCGGACCGGTGAGGGACCGCTCGCCGAGGACCTCGCTCGGCGTGAGCGAGCGAACGCCGACACGCCGACGAGCGGGCTTCGGGCGTTTGCTCGCGAGTGGCAGCCGTGGTTCCCGGCTATCGACCGGGCAGCGGCGCTCGTGAGGACCGCGGCCTCGGCGCCGCCGGAGCGCAGAGGTCGATGCCTCGACCGGGCGCTCGACGCGACGATTGCCGGCACGACCGATCGGCTCGCCGAGTTCGTCGGAGAGGTTCGGGGACCGGTTTCGGCGCTGTACGCCTTCGGGGTGTTGCTCCCGCTCGCGCTCATCGCCCTCCTTCCGGCGGCCGCTGCGACCGGCGTCCCGATCGGCCCCGGCGTGGTCGCGACGCTCTACTTAGGCGTACTCCCGGCTGGACTGCTCGCGGCGTCGGCGTGGCTGCTCTCGCGCCGTCCCGTGGCGTTCGCCCCGCCACGTATCGACGACGGCCACCCGGACGTACCGGAGCGGAGCGGTCACGCCGCGGTCGTCGGAGTCGCGACCGGTGTCCTCGCAGCGGTCGTTGCAGCGAAATTCGTCGTCGGGTGGGCCGCGCCGGTCGCGGGGGTCGGCGTCGGGACGGGTGCCGCACTGTTCGTCGGTGTCCGGCACAGGAGGTCGGTGCTGTCGAACGTCAGGGTCGTCGAGCGGACGCTTCCGGACGCCATGACGGTCATCGGTGGCGACGTGGCCGAAGGCGTCGCCGTCGAGACCGCGATAGCAAACGCCGGCGAGCGGCTCGACGGCCCGACGGGAGAACTCTTCCAGTCTGCAGGAACGCGGAGCGACACGCTCCGGGTCGGCGTCCGCGAAGCGTTCCTCGGCCGCGGCGGGCCGGCCGTCCCGGTGCCATCGCCACGAGTTCGCGGGGCCGTCGCGCTGCTCTCCGTCGCCGCGCGGGAGGGACGACCGGCGGGCGACGTCCTCCTCGAACTCGCCGACCAACTCGAATCGCTCCGCGAACTCGAGACCGACGCGCGGCGACAGTTGGCGACCGTAACTGGGACCCTGACGAACACTGCCGCGGTGTTCGCGCCGCTCGTCGGCGGGGCGACCGTGGCGCTCGCGACCGGCATCGACGCCGTCGACGCCGGCGGGCTGAGCGCGGGAGCGACGGCTGGCGTAGATGCCCTCGGCGGCGGGACGCCACCCGCGGTCGGCTCCGAACCGAGTAGGGCGGGCACAAGCGCCGGCGGTCGCTCGCTTGCGGTGCCGGTCCTCGGACGGATCGTCGGCGCGTACGTGTTGATACTCGCTGCGCTCCTCACCGCGCTCGCAACCGGACTGGAGCGGGGGTTCGACCGGACGCTCGTCGCCTACCGAGTCGGGATCGCGCTCCCGACCGCGGCAACGACGTACCTCATCGCCTTCCTCGGAGCCGGGATGCTGCTGTGA
- a CDS encoding ATPase, T2SS/T4P/T4SS family, with product MSFDLSSLSGLDGGGTPLSSLPWVDGETGDCRCELSFDEPVGTGVGDRVVLTVDADGCPGHGDLAASPECLATVVEALTERDADVIRTHHAGRERSYTGRAAACLLAAGRFRERVAFHETRLAERVAREPLAAAREASGREGPPKRIAAETGLEAVVADADGVEALLRAHTGPAMAATRVATAPPPNATLVDRWDLETGATVRLYDGTETLRTYHLTPPSARLDDAAIERLAAAKDRLLNDPAGGDRAPGRAVRAVATTDDPVSMLVDVLRRHTRGYGVFEHVFADERVSDAIVSAPVAENPLRVVADGERCRTNVRLPPEGAATLASRLRRTSGRGFSRASPTLDATIETDSGRVRVAATTDPASDGLSFTFRRGDPDAWTLARLVDVETITPAAAGLLSVAVERGVTGLVAGGRGAGKTTALGALLWELPPEARSILIEDTPELPADAVTAAGRDTQRLRVGDGAEPSPSEAVRTALRLGGGAIVVGEVRGEEAAALYEAMRVGAAGESVLGTIHGESPEAVRERVVTDLGVSASSFAATDLVVVLDDHRIEVIAEVVDHDGDLSFEPLFERTDAGLAPTGRIDRGESRLVESLAETEETYATVRACIGQRSDRIAKAARTGRIEPERYVDWAGRHRGDGSGGGDR from the coding sequence ATGAGCTTCGATCTCTCATCGCTGTCAGGGCTCGACGGCGGCGGGACGCCGCTCTCCTCGCTCCCGTGGGTCGACGGCGAGACGGGCGACTGTCGGTGCGAACTGTCGTTCGACGAGCCGGTGGGAACGGGCGTGGGCGACCGAGTCGTCCTGACGGTCGACGCCGACGGCTGCCCCGGCCACGGCGACTTGGCCGCGAGTCCGGAGTGTCTCGCGACGGTCGTGGAGGCGTTAACAGAGCGGGACGCCGACGTGATCCGGACGCACCACGCCGGCCGCGAGCGGTCGTACACGGGCCGTGCGGCGGCCTGTCTGCTCGCCGCAGGACGGTTCCGGGAGCGGGTCGCGTTCCACGAGACGCGGCTGGCGGAGCGGGTCGCTCGGGAGCCCCTCGCGGCCGCACGAGAGGCCAGCGGTCGCGAGGGGCCGCCGAAGCGGATCGCAGCGGAGACCGGACTCGAAGCGGTTGTCGCGGACGCAGACGGCGTCGAAGCGTTGCTCCGTGCACACACCGGGCCGGCGATGGCGGCAACGCGCGTCGCGACAGCACCGCCGCCGAACGCGACGCTCGTCGATCGGTGGGATCTCGAAACGGGGGCCACCGTGCGGCTCTACGACGGGACTGAGACGCTCCGAACGTACCACCTCACGCCGCCGTCGGCGCGGCTCGACGACGCGGCCATCGAACGGCTGGCCGCCGCGAAGGACCGCCTCCTCAACGACCCGGCTGGCGGCGACAGGGCACCGGGACGGGCGGTCCGAGCGGTCGCGACGACCGACGACCCGGTTTCGATGCTCGTCGACGTGCTCAGGCGACACACTCGCGGATACGGGGTATTCGAGCACGTGTTCGCCGACGAGCGCGTGAGCGACGCGATCGTCTCCGCGCCCGTCGCGGAGAACCCGCTCCGGGTGGTCGCCGACGGGGAGCGGTGTCGAACCAACGTCAGGCTGCCGCCCGAGGGCGCCGCGACGTTGGCGTCTCGGCTCCGGCGAACGAGCGGCCGCGGGTTCTCCCGAGCGAGTCCGACGCTCGATGCGACGATCGAGACCGATTCCGGGCGGGTCCGGGTCGCCGCGACGACGGACCCCGCCAGCGACGGGCTGTCCTTCACCTTCCGTCGCGGCGACCCGGACGCGTGGACGTTAGCGCGGCTCGTCGACGTCGAAACGATCACGCCGGCGGCCGCAGGCCTCCTCTCTGTGGCGGTCGAACGGGGCGTGACCGGGCTCGTCGCCGGCGGGCGTGGCGCGGGAAAGACGACCGCGCTCGGGGCGCTCCTCTGGGAGCTGCCGCCCGAGGCGCGGTCGATCCTGATCGAAGACACCCCCGAACTCCCGGCTGACGCGGTGACTGCGGCCGGGAGAGACACGCAGCGGCTTCGGGTCGGAGACGGGGCCGAGCCGTCTCCGAGCGAGGCGGTCCGAACCGCGCTCCGGCTCGGCGGCGGAGCGATCGTCGTCGGTGAGGTACGCGGCGAGGAGGCAGCCGCGTTGTACGAAGCGATGCGCGTCGGCGCGGCCGGCGAGTCGGTGCTCGGGACGATCCACGGCGAGAGTCCCGAGGCTGTCCGTGAGCGGGTCGTCACCGACCTCGGGGTCTCCGCGTCGTCGTTTGCCGCGACCGACTTGGTGGTCGTTCTCGACGACCACCGCATTGAGGTGATCGCCGAGGTCGTGGACCACGACGGCGACCTATCGTTCGAACCGCTGTTCGAGCGGACGGACGCGGGACTGGCCCCGACCGGCCGGATCGACCGCGGCGAGAGTCGGCTCGTGGAGTCGCTCGCCGAAACCGAGGAAACGTACGCGACCGTCAGAGCGTGTATCGGTCAGCGCAGCGATCGCATCGCGAAGGCGGCACGAACTGGGCGCATCGAACCGGAACGCTACGTCGACTGGGCGGGTCGACATCGGGGCGACGGCTCTGGCGGTGGTGACCGATGA
- a CDS encoding tubulin/FtsZ family protein, which produces MKAVLLGVGQAGGKLTTALAEFDADAGYGAVIDALAVNTASADLDPLPLDTVLVGQSRVNGHGVGGDNELGAEVMDEDVVEVMDALAPKVNADAEALFVVAGLGGGTGSGGAPVLVRELSRVYDVPVYALGVLPGRDEGAMYQVNAGRSLKTLVREADATILLDNDAWRSSGESVEGGFASINASMAKRIGLLLAAGESVEGVAESVVDTSEVINTLRAGGMAAVGFASAPAAEEAEANVTTVMSAVRSAVMTGLSLPNATEADAGLVAIAGDPDRISRKGAEKARKWLQEETGSMQVRGGDFPLDSDRVAALVLLGGIERSRRVEEFLERARQAVRDEPAERTDPAEAFRNDALDDLM; this is translated from the coding sequence ATGAAAGCGGTCCTCCTCGGCGTCGGCCAGGCGGGCGGGAAGCTTACGACGGCCCTCGCCGAATTCGACGCCGACGCCGGCTACGGAGCGGTGATCGACGCGCTCGCGGTGAACACGGCGTCGGCGGATCTTGACCCCCTCCCGCTCGACACCGTCCTCGTCGGCCAGTCGCGAGTGAACGGCCACGGCGTCGGCGGCGATAACGAACTCGGCGCCGAAGTGATGGACGAAGACGTTGTCGAGGTGATGGACGCGCTCGCGCCGAAGGTGAACGCCGACGCGGAGGCGCTGTTCGTTGTCGCGGGGCTTGGCGGCGGCACCGGATCCGGCGGCGCGCCGGTCCTCGTCCGCGAACTGAGCCGAGTGTACGACGTGCCGGTGTACGCGCTCGGCGTCCTCCCCGGCCGCGACGAGGGCGCGATGTACCAGGTCAACGCCGGACGCTCCCTCAAGACGCTCGTCCGCGAGGCCGACGCGACGATCCTGCTCGACAACGACGCGTGGCGCTCCTCGGGTGAATCAGTCGAAGGCGGATTCGCGTCGATCAACGCCTCGATGGCCAAGCGGATCGGCCTGCTCCTCGCCGCCGGCGAGTCGGTCGAAGGGGTCGCAGAGTCGGTCGTCGACACCAGCGAGGTGATAAACACGCTGCGCGCCGGCGGCATGGCCGCGGTCGGCTTCGCGTCTGCGCCCGCCGCCGAGGAGGCGGAAGCGAACGTCACAACCGTGATGAGCGCCGTCCGAAGCGCGGTGATGACCGGGTTGTCGCTGCCGAACGCGACCGAGGCCGACGCCGGCCTCGTCGCCATCGCGGGCGACCCCGACCGGATCTCCCGGAAGGGCGCGGAGAAGGCGCGAAAGTGGCTCCAAGAGGAGACCGGCTCGATGCAGGTCCGCGGCGGCGATTTCCCCCTCGACTCCGACCGGGTGGCGGCGTTGGTCCTCCTCGGCGGCATCGAGCGCTCGCGGCGCGTCGAGGAGTTCCTCGAACGCGCGCGGCAGGCGGTCCGTGACGAGCCGGCGGAGCGGACGGACCCCGCGGAGGCGTTCCGGAACGACGCGCTCGACGACCTCATGTAG
- a CDS encoding phosphoglycerol geranylgeranyltransferase, giving the protein MNNPWDDWDHVLKVDPDKDLYGDDTFEDVCRTGTDAIEIGGTLDVTAEKMTRVIDAAAEYDVPLYQEPSNPGVVIDSPALDGYLIPTVFNAGGPFWITGAHKEWVRIDDLDWSRTHTEAYIVLNPEASVAQLTEADCDLSADDVAAYAKVAERMFGQEIVYVEYSGTFGDTEKVAAAHDALDEATLFYGGGIHGYESANEMARHSDVIVVGDLLHAEGVDAVRETVQGAKDA; this is encoded by the coding sequence ATGAACAACCCGTGGGACGACTGGGACCACGTGCTGAAGGTAGACCCGGACAAAGATCTGTACGGGGACGACACCTTCGAGGACGTCTGCCGGACCGGGACCGACGCGATCGAGATCGGCGGGACCCTCGATGTCACCGCGGAGAAGATGACCCGCGTCATCGACGCCGCCGCCGAGTACGACGTGCCGCTCTACCAAGAGCCGTCGAACCCCGGCGTCGTCATCGACTCGCCCGCCCTCGACGGCTACCTGATCCCGACCGTGTTCAACGCCGGCGGCCCGTTCTGGATCACCGGCGCACACAAAGAGTGGGTCCGCATCGACGATCTCGACTGGAGCCGAACGCACACCGAGGCGTACATCGTCTTAAACCCCGAGGCGTCCGTCGCGCAGCTGACCGAGGCCGACTGCGACCTCAGCGCCGACGACGTGGCGGCCTACGCGAAGGTCGCCGAACGGATGTTCGGTCAGGAGATAGTGTACGTCGAGTACTCCGGCACCTTCGGCGACACCGAGAAAGTCGCCGCCGCGCACGACGCGCTCGACGAGGCCACGCTGTTTTACGGCGGTGGCATCCACGGCTACGAGTCGGCGAACGAGATGGCCCGCCACAGCGACGTGATCGTCGTCGGCGACCTCCTCCACGCAGAGGGCGTCGACGCGGTCCGCGAGACGGTACAGGGCGCGAAAGACGCTTAA
- a CDS encoding riboflavin synthase, with protein MFTGIVEDTGTVRERTETEGGIRLRIAVDGFDDLHHGQSISVSGVCLTVEAYVAEGDASDGDWFEVFLASETVEKTYLGEVAEGDPVNVERAMPADGRFDGHVVQGHVDTVAEVTAIERVGEDWRFTFSIPEGHGDYLVDKGSVTLDGISLTVAEKREAAFDVAIIPTTYDLTTLSAKSVGDPVHLEVDVIAKYVENMVDGY; from the coding sequence ATGTTCACCGGCATCGTCGAGGACACCGGAACCGTCCGCGAACGGACCGAGACCGAGGGCGGGATCCGGCTGCGGATCGCCGTCGACGGGTTCGACGACCTCCATCACGGGCAGTCGATAAGCGTGAGCGGCGTCTGTCTCACGGTCGAGGCGTACGTCGCCGAGGGCGACGCCAGCGACGGCGACTGGTTCGAAGTGTTCCTCGCGAGCGAGACGGTCGAGAAGACGTACCTCGGCGAGGTTGCCGAGGGCGACCCCGTCAACGTCGAGCGCGCGATGCCCGCGGACGGGCGGTTCGACGGCCACGTCGTGCAGGGCCACGTCGACACCGTCGCCGAGGTGACGGCGATAGAGCGCGTCGGCGAGGACTGGCGGTTCACCTTCTCGATCCCCGAGGGACACGGCGACTATCTCGTTGATAAGGGGTCGGTGACGCTCGACGGCATCTCGCTGACGGTCGCCGAGAAGCGCGAGGCCGCGTTCGACGTGGCGATCATTCCGACGACGTACGATCTGACGACGCTGTCGGCGAAGTCGGTCGGCGACCCGGTCCACCTCGAAGTGGACGTGATCGCGAAGTACGTCGAGAACATGGTCGACGGGTACTGA
- a CDS encoding Xaa-Pro peptidase family protein codes for MSRGRDDESHGRPPLRTDLTPIVDAVAAADADAFVAVGDRFDDDLRYLTRFAGSDRAAALVIAATDDAAGRAVLCVAPSLRARAERKFVSGARDGNDGDGEFHDGVARELRTVQASEHAGERAAAVVGDHADREGGEGGDRPILVPASIPHDAAVYLERAGNALASTDAVATARSRKTDAEIDRLRRVQRAAAAGMARAETVLAESEVTGEGPDGGAGGERGPALTWESGPLTTERLRREVNAVLGAHGVTDAENSVVTAGSALADRRLPGDEAIRAGETVVVSVSPRGPDGYYGDLTRTFVVDGDGGWERRAYVAVESAREAAIAEIEPDVPGKTVRGEATAELAAYGFDPNADAGGPAFGRGTGRGVGVSRRESPALSGAGTLRSGTVVTVGAEVSDPGAGAVRLTDLVVVTDEGCEVLATYPFGIVPESRG; via the coding sequence GTGAGCCGCGGGCGCGACGACGAGTCGCACGGGCGACCCCCGCTGCGCACCGACCTCACGCCGATCGTCGACGCCGTCGCGGCCGCGGACGCCGACGCCTTCGTCGCGGTCGGCGACCGGTTCGACGACGACCTCCGATATCTCACGCGGTTCGCCGGGTCGGACCGAGCGGCCGCGCTGGTGATAGCAGCGACCGACGACGCCGCGGGTCGCGCCGTGCTCTGTGTCGCGCCGTCGCTCCGTGCGCGAGCCGAACGAAAGTTCGTGAGCGGCGCGCGCGATGGGAACGACGGTGACGGCGAGTTCCACGACGGCGTCGCTCGCGAGCTCCGGACGGTACAGGCGAGCGAACACGCCGGCGAGCGCGCCGCGGCGGTCGTCGGCGACCACGCCGACCGAGAGGGAGGCGAAGGCGGCGATCGCCCGATTCTCGTCCCCGCGTCCATCCCGCACGACGCCGCGGTGTACCTCGAACGCGCCGGCAACGCGCTCGCGTCGACCGACGCGGTCGCGACCGCCCGATCCCGGAAGACCGACGCCGAGATCGACCGGCTCCGGCGGGTCCAGCGCGCGGCGGCCGCGGGGATGGCGCGCGCCGAGACGGTGTTGGCCGAGAGCGAGGTCACGGGGGAAGGGCCCGACGGAGGCGCAGGCGGGGAGCGCGGACCCGCCCTCACGTGGGAGAGCGGCCCCCTCACGACCGAGCGACTTCGCCGCGAGGTGAACGCAGTGCTCGGCGCTCACGGCGTCACGGACGCGGAAAACAGTGTGGTCACGGCGGGCAGCGCGCTCGCGGATCGCCGGCTGCCGGGCGACGAGGCGATTCGGGCCGGTGAGACGGTGGTCGTGAGCGTCTCGCCCCGCGGACCCGACGGCTACTACGGCGACCTGACGCGGACGTTCGTCGTCGACGGCGACGGCGGCTGGGAGCGACGGGCGTACGTCGCCGTCGAGTCGGCGCGCGAGGCGGCGATAGCGGAGATCGAACCGGACGTGCCGGGGAAGACCGTTCGCGGGGAGGCGACCGCCGAGCTCGCGGCCTACGGCTTCGATCCGAACGCGGACGCCGGCGGTCCGGCGTTCGGTCGCGGCACCGGCCGCGGCGTCGGCGTGAGCCGTCGCGAGTCGCCAGCGCTGTCGGGCGCGGGGACGCTGCGGTCGGGGACCGTCGTGACGGTCGGAGCCGAGGTCTCCGATCCGGGCGCGGGCGCGGTGCGACTGACCGACCTCGTCGTCGTCACCGACGAGGGGTGCGAGGTGCTGGCGACGTATCCGTTCGGCATCGTTCCGGAGAGCCGCGGGTGA
- a CDS encoding UvrD-helicase domain-containing protein, with the protein MTDPTVTRLFGGPGSGKTTALLDRVEGILDDESADVRDVLVVSYTRAAAAEIRERLAERLDISPRSLQGNVSTMHAKAYELLDLSRGDVVGEDDKEEFCEEYGIEFEDQHGGAGRRTARSTTIGNKIIATSQWLQRTERDVADWYDVPFQWNVEEVRLPPEEDPNAQQGNKYTPTWPSDDDRIDIPETIRAWRSYKGDHDLVGFADMLERVAQRSLVPNVDYLIIDEFQDITTLQYNVFEEWRPHMEKVLIAGDDDQVVYAWQGADPDLLLDTDVDEDVVLPNSYRLPSEILNVVNAEIRHIDKRQEKDLHPRKEGGTVEAIESPSMLELVRNVRYTVEDDEGSVMCLFRARYQMFDFIDEFIDHGIPFTMLTDGRMWTDRVQDYVSAIEKADAGDPVNGLEARRLADMLQDSAFGTHERDEFYDFLDDREEAADSDDVTQISVTSDELDEYIPFMPDASSADDMVRKVTSFQRKSMGAYFGGDYEGMDPTRVRVGTIHSAKGREADHVFVATDLTEKVVEQMAASIDDPTDVDGVDEFTKTTSPVPVLTDNERRVFYVGMSRARERLVIMESLISGAPTLPISVLLFNEIRDEPAQDLVEEVQAELAVPEPEP; encoded by the coding sequence ATGACCGATCCCACGGTGACGCGACTGTTCGGCGGTCCCGGCAGCGGGAAGACCACGGCTCTGTTGGACCGCGTCGAGGGGATCCTCGACGACGAGAGCGCCGACGTTCGCGACGTACTCGTCGTCTCGTACACACGCGCGGCCGCAGCCGAGATCCGCGAGCGGCTCGCCGAGCGGCTCGACATCTCCCCGCGAAGCCTCCAGGGGAACGTCAGCACCATGCACGCGAAGGCGTACGAGCTGTTGGACCTTTCTCGCGGCGACGTGGTGGGCGAAGACGACAAGGAGGAATTCTGTGAGGAGTACGGCATCGAGTTCGAAGACCAACACGGCGGCGCCGGGCGGCGGACGGCTCGCTCGACGACGATCGGCAACAAGATAATCGCCACCTCGCAGTGGCTCCAGCGCACCGAGCGCGACGTGGCCGACTGGTACGACGTGCCCTTCCAGTGGAACGTCGAGGAGGTCCGGCTCCCGCCCGAGGAGGACCCGAACGCCCAGCAGGGGAACAAGTACACGCCGACGTGGCCCTCCGACGACGACCGCATCGACATCCCCGAGACGATTCGCGCGTGGCGGTCTTATAAAGGGGACCACGATCTGGTCGGCTTCGCGGACATGCTCGAACGGGTCGCCCAGCGCTCGCTGGTGCCGAACGTCGATTACCTGATCATCGACGAGTTCCAGGACATCACGACGCTGCAGTACAACGTCTTCGAGGAGTGGCGCCCGCACATGGAGAAGGTGCTCATCGCCGGCGACGACGACCAGGTCGTCTACGCGTGGCAGGGCGCCGACCCCGACCTCCTCCTCGACACCGACGTCGACGAGGACGTGGTCCTCCCGAACTCCTACCGGCTCCCCTCCGAGATCCTCAACGTCGTCAACGCCGAGATCCGTCACATCGACAAGCGACAGGAGAAGGACCTCCACCCCCGCAAGGAGGGCGGCACCGTCGAGGCGATAGAGTCGCCCTCGATGCTCGAACTCGTCCGGAACGTCCGGTACACGGTCGAAGACGACGAGGGCAGCGTGATGTGTCTGTTCCGCGCGCGCTACCAGATGTTCGACTTCATCGACGAGTTCATCGACCACGGCATCCCGTTCACGATGCTGACCGACGGGCGGATGTGGACCGACCGCGTCCAGGACTACGTCAGCGCGATCGAGAAGGCCGACGCGGGCGACCCCGTGAACGGGCTCGAAGCCCGGCGGCTCGCCGACATGCTACAGGACTCGGCGTTCGGCACCCACGAGCGCGACGAGTTCTACGACTTCCTCGACGACCGCGAGGAGGCCGCCGACAGCGACGACGTCACCCAGATTTCGGTGACGAGCGACGAGCTCGACGAGTACATCCCGTTCATGCCCGACGCGAGCAGCGCGGACGACATGGTCAGGAAGGTGACGAGCTTCCAGCGCAAGTCGATGGGCGCGTACTTCGGCGGCGACTACGAGGGGATGGACCCGACCCGCGTCCGCGTCGGCACCATCCACTCCGCGAAGGGCCGCGAGGCCGACCACGTGTTCGTGGCGACTGACTTGACGGAGAAGGTGGTCGAGCAGATGGCCGCCTCTATCGATGACCCGACCGACGTCGACGGCGTCGACGAGTTCACGAAGACCACCAGCCCGGTTCCCGTCCTCACCGACAACGAGCGCCGCGTGTTCTACGTCGGCATGTCTCGTGCCCGCGAGCGGCTCGTGATCATGGAGAGCCTCATCAGCGGGGCGCCGACGCTCCCGATCAGCGTGCTGCTCTTCAACGAGATCCGCGACGAGCCCGCACAGGATCTCGTCGAAGAAGTGCAGGCGGAGTTGGCGGTTCCCGAACCGGAGCCGTGA